A DNA window from Melanotaenia boesemani isolate fMelBoe1 chromosome 6, fMelBoe1.pri, whole genome shotgun sequence contains the following coding sequences:
- the tmem106ba gene encoding transmembrane protein 106Ba, with translation MGKAQSHLIKHKDESQDALTSAGEYKDGQSEEDGKNGDVSQFPYVEFTGRDSVTCPTCQGTGRIPRGQENQLVALIPYSDQRLRPSRTKLYVTISVAVCLLLSGLAVFFLFPRSIDVSYVGVKSAYVSYDQDKRIVYLNITNTLNITNNNYYAISVTNITAQVQFSKTVIGKAKLNNSTVIIPLDEKQLDYTVPTVIADEMSYMFDYCTLATIKVHNIVVMMQVTVTTTYFGHVEQVSQEMYQYVDCGGNTTSLHGHVQIYK, from the exons ATGGGCAAGGCCCAGTCACATTTGATCAAACACAAGGATGAGAGTCAAGACGCCCTGACGTCTGCTGGCGAGTACAAAGACGGTCAATCGGAGGAGGATGGAAAGAATGGAGACGTATCTCAGTTCCCATACGTGGAATTTACTGGACGGGACAGTGTTACGTGCCCGACCTGCCAGGGCACTGGCAGAATCCCACGAG gTCAAGAAAACCAGCTTGTGGCTCTGATTCCATACAGCGACCAAAGGCTCCGGCCAAGCAGGAC aAAGCTCTATGTTACCATATCCGTGGCTGTTTGCCTGCTGCTGTCTGGCCTGGCAGTTTTCTTCCTATTCCCTCGCTCCATTGATGTTTCCTATGTGGGAGTAAAGTCTGCCTATGTCTCCTATGATCAGGATAAGCGAATCGTCTATCTCAACATTACG aacacgctgaacatcaccaaTAATAACTACTACGCCATATCCGTGACCAACATCACGGCACAAGTTCAGTTCTCCAAGACGGTGATAGGCAAGGCCAAGCTGAACAACAGCACGGTGATCATACCGCTGGATGAAAAGCAG CTGGACTACACAGTTCCCACCGTCATCGCTGATGAGATGAGTTACATGTT TGACTACTGCACCTTAGCAACAATTAAAGTTCACAACATAGTGGTCATGATGCA GGTGACTGTGACAACAACATACTTTGGTCACGTGGAGCAGGTCTCTCAAGAGATGTATCAGTATGTGGACTGCGGGGGCAACACCACCTCGCTGCATGGGCATGTGCAGATCTACAAATAA
- the vwde gene encoding von Willebrand factor D and EGF domain-containing protein translates to MGHPRCGSTVFIFASLVALVGFCSGGSDAPRGVAMGFVFDPKAKCDPPCEHAGVCIRNNTCFCSKGYEGETCRYANCYPKCKNGGVCLRPGKCRCPLGFGGRYCHKVTCDGGCWNGGECTAVNGVSKCICPSSWAGSKCQNAICPQGCRNGGICVAPGSCSCPEGWLGGACHIAVCSRPCLNGGKCISPNKCRCRPLFSGSHCEERKNSH, encoded by the exons ATGGGGCATCCACGTTGCGGGTCAACAGTTTTCATCTTTGCGTCCTTGGTCGCTCTCGTTGGTTTTTGCTCCGGAGGTTCGGACGCACCCCGGGGCGTCGCAATGGGGTTCGTTTTCGACCCCAAAGCGAAGTGCGACCCACCGTGCGAACATGCAGGAGTCTGCATCCGCAACAATACTTGTTTCTGCTCGAAAGGATATGAAGGAGAAACCTGCCGATATG CCAACTGTTATCCCAAATGTAAAAATGGTGGAGTGTGTCTTCGTCCTGGAAAATGTAGATGCCCTCTTGGATTTGGAGGAAGATACTGTCACAAAG TGACTTGTGATGGGGGATGTTGGAACGGAGGGGAATGCACCGCTGTTAACGGAGTGTCCAAGTGCATCTGCCCATCAAGCTGGGCCGGATCAAAATGCCAAAATG CAATTTGTCCCCAAGGCTGCAGGAACGGGGGGATCTGTGTGGCTCCAGGAAGCTGCAGCTGTCCAGAGGGATGGCTGGGTGGTGCCTGCCACATCG CTGTGTGCAGTCGGCCCTGCCTGAACGGAGGGAAGTGCATTTCTCCCAACAAATGCCGCTGTCGTCCTCTTTTCTCTGGATCGCACTGCGAGGAGAGGAAAAACTCTCACTAG